DNA sequence from the Prolixibacter sp. SD074 genome:
CATTAACTGTATGAACGATGAAATTGTCCTCGAATGATTTAAGCGCCCTGAATATGGTTGAACGCTCTACCTTTTCAAAACGTTGTTCCAAATCCGCCAGGCTCAGCGCTTTTCCAGATTCAGCAAGTGCTTTGTAAACCAACGTTCGCATGGCAGTTGGTTTTACGTTTTTCGATTCAAGTTTCGTTTCGATTTCGTTGTTTGTCATTTTGCAAATGCTGTGTTAGTTACTAAATACTATTGAAATACAACCAACTATATTTAAAGTTGCAATTTACACCAAAAAGCTGTGGCAACCCTAAAGTTGCCACAGCCATTCATCTGATTAATTCCCGTTTTTCAACCCGTCTTTTACCCGGTAGGCTTTTTCAACATCCGAAACATAAATGAGGCCATCACCCGGGTTCCCGGTACGTCCTTGTTCCGATATAATCGCAACAATTTTATCCACATTTTCTTTGTTACACACAATTTCAATTTTGGCTACCTGGCTGTTGGTGATTGAAAATTGTGTTGAAACAGAGGGGTCGGAGTTTTCAAGGTTTCCCGTTCCTTCCGCCATCGAAACCGTTAAATTTGGGAAACCGGCTTCGAGTAAGTGATGGAATATATCATTTACTTTAAATGGCTTTACAAATGCTTTTATTTCTTTCATTATATTTTTATTTTATGATTTTACCTGCAACGTATTTCAGTCCGTGCGTGGGAAAAAACACACTTATTGACAAGTTTTGGCTTGTGGGCTGGGATAGCCTTTTTGGTAAAAGTGAAACATCAAACCTGCCATTATCAAAGTCTTACCGCTTCCTGTTGCCATATTGTAAAGCAAATGATAAAACTTTTAAGGTTTTTCTTCTAAATCTTCTTTATTTAAAAAGATATATCGCCTAAATGCTTCAATTTGGTATGGTGTTATGTAAAACACAACCACCATGATTTACCTTCATGTAGCTCAATATGTCCCCTCATTAAACCAAACAGTCCACTCGATTCCTTGTACAACTTCACTTTTTTAAGCATCAATCAAACTTTATCAAAATTACTTTATTTACAAATTGCTAATTTTTCATTACCCTGATTGCATTAAACACCGCAATCAAAGCAACGCCCATATCGCCAAAAACCGCTTCCCACATGGTGGCAACCCCGAAAATACCCAAGACTATAAAGGCCGTTTTAACCACAAGGGCAAAAATTATATTTTGCCACACGATATTTCTGGTTTTCCTGGCAACATCCATAGCATCAATGACTTTTGAAGGTGAATCGGTCATCAATACCACATCGGCGGTTTCTATTGCTGCATCGGAACCGAGCGCACCCATAGCAATGCCGACATCGGCACGGGCAATTACCGGGGCATCGTTTATGCCATCGCCCACAAAAGCAACTTTGCTGTTTTTGTTCAACATTCTTTCAATATGCTCAACTTTGTTTTCAGGAAGCAATTCGGTATAATATTCTCTGATGCCCAGCTTTCGGGCGAAAATACCCGCGGCATATTTGCTGTCGCCTGTAAGCATTACTGTTTTAATGCCTTTTTTGTTTAAACGTCCGATGGCTTCAATG
Encoded proteins:
- a CDS encoding P-II family nitrogen regulator, which encodes MKEIKAFVKPFKVNDIFHHLLEAGFPNLTVSMAEGTGNLENSDPSVSTQFSITNSQVAKIEIVCNKENVDKIVAIISEQGRTGNPGDGLIYVSDVEKAYRVKDGLKNGN
- a CDS encoding Fur family transcriptional regulator: MTNNEIETKLESKNVKPTAMRTLVYKALAESGKALSLADLEQRFEKVERSTIFRALKSFEDNFIVHTVNDGSGSVKYAVCDEDCTCNINDLHVHFYCMRCGRTRCMKELPIPNIKLPDGYTYDNAQFVINGVCPRCD
- a CDS encoding DEAD/DEAH box helicase family protein; its protein translation is MLYNMATGSGKTLIMAGLMFHFYQKGYPSPQAKTCQ